The Buteo buteo unplaced genomic scaffold, bButBut1.hap1.1 HAP1_SCAFFOLD_74, whole genome shotgun sequence genome includes a window with the following:
- the LOC142027860 gene encoding electroneutral sodium bicarbonate exchanger 1-like, with protein MANAFVTVARASVRCVDRSEAEIGKRTSRAQRKSAAEPPRSSTLCHLHRCGWDRAVLHIPKATKSHPRPCCFAGSFCDASDVLGADLLDCSYAIPDGQLVRRVVSQVEFQLSDENLAKDAFLLKHVQKNKMGFVSIKLLTSLKKVNVLVAFLIENCGDIFVEEMAGRSCPSAGESAAPMDRATGTRCFGSSHAREHSRLPGMHRRTKERFRGKKRPFLNRTFVSLLIPEDFMTTAGLDLDTTESAVKELERRDGSWTRVDAGVGDGWEDVRELSTPSPNFSLLVVAKQRHDEEAVIDRGRRSNTVSVRYEEEELEGHRTLYVGARMPLVRQSHRHHRRHSQKHREGEREKDSAPMEQGYHCKSHRSPSQRVQFILRSKEDEQHLSHHLFSELDEICVKEGRDGEWKETARWLKFEEDVEDGGERWSKPYVGTLSLHSLSELRSCISNGSVLLDICANSIEEIADTILAQQEQSTEFDEHVRAQVREVLLRKHHHQNEKTTNLLPTVCSFADVSKRQSDLHLLYKPAQTITSCPSPTAAEAKDGVNPESRATDLSKAELHFMKKIPTGAEASNVLVGELDFLHQPIVAFVRLSPAVRLSGMTEVPIPTRFLFVLLGPEGKAHQYHEIGRSMATIMTDEVFRDVAYKAKNGADLVAGIDEFLDQVTVLPPGEWDPSIRIEPPKNVPSQEKRKMPGALDDSASHSTLEKHSGPELQRTGRLFGGLTLDVKRKAPWFWSDFRDGLSLQCLASFLFLYCACMSPVITFGGLLGEATNGQISAMESLLGASMAGVVYCLFAGQPLTILGSTGPVLVFEKILYKFCKEYTLSYLSLRACIGLWTAFLCIVLVATDASCLVCYVTRFTEEAFASLICIIFIYEALEKLSHLRDTYPVHMHSKLDFLTSYYCKCEAPTHPSNETLRFWASNGINVSGIAWENLTVTECRHLRGEFQGPACGRDGPYTPDVFLWCCILFFATFALSSFLKKFKTSRYFPTRVRSTVSDFAVFLTIAIMVLLDFVVGIPSPKLQVPHTFKPTRDDRGWFINPIGPNPWWTVLAALVPALLCTILIFMDQQISAVIVNRKEHKLKKGCGYHLDLFVVAVMLGVCSVMGLPWFVAATVLSITHVNSLKVESDCSAPGEQPKFLGIREQRVTGLLIFGLMGCSVFFTSVLKFIPMPVLYGVFLYMGVSSLRGIQFFDRLKLFWMPAKHQPDFIYLRHVPLQKVHLFTVIQLTCLVLLWTIKVSRAAIIFPMMVLALVFVRKAMDFCFSKRELSFLDDLMPERKKKLDNARNEAREEEEVRLAGSSGLDTSVGL; from the exons ATGGCAAATGCATTTGTGACTGTTGCCCGTGCTTCTGTTCGCTGCGTTGACCGGAGCGaggcagaaataggaaaaaggacCTCGAGGGCGCAAAGGAAG AGCGCAGCTGAGCCGCCCCGCTCCTCAACACTCTGCCATCTGCACCGCTGTGGCTGGGACCGGGCGGTGCTGCACATCCCAAAGGCCACCAAGTCACACCCGCGTCCCTGCTGCTTTGCCGGGAGCTTCTGCGATGCGAGCGATGTTCTGGGGGCTGATCTCTTGGACTGCAGCTACGCCATCCCTGACGGGCAGCTGGTCAGGAGGGTTGTGTCCCAGGTGGAATTCCAGCTCTCTGACGAGAACCTGGCcaaggatgctttcctcctgaaacatGTCCAGAAGAACAAGATGGGCTTCGTCAGCATCAAACTGCTGACGTCCTTGAAGAAG gtgaacgtgctggTGGCGTTTCTCATTGAAAACTGCGGTGACATCTttgtggaggagatggctggccgctcctgtccatcagccgGGGAGTCGGCAGCCCCCATGgacagagccacag GCACCCGTTGCTTTGGCTCCAGCCACGCCAGGGAGCACAGTAGACTCCCTGGGATGCACAGAAGGACTAAAGAGcgtttcagaggaaagaag CGTCCCTTCCTGAATCGTACTTTTGTGTCCCTGCTGATTCCTGAAGACTTCATGACCACAGC CGGTCTGGATCTCGACACCACTGAAAGTGCTGTCAAGGAGTTAGAG AGGCGTGATGGCTCGTGGACTCGCGTGGACGCAGGGGTGGGTGATGGCTGGGAGGACGTAAGGGAgctctccacccccagccccaacttttcccttcttgtcgttgctaaacagagacatgacgaggaggcagtgattgaccggggaagaaggagcaacactgtcagtgttcgctatgaggaggaggagttggaag GCCACCGGACCCTGTACGTGGGCGCGCGGATGCCACTGGTTAGGCAGAGCCACCGGCATCACCGACGCCACAGCCAGAAGCATCGGGAAGGGGAACGGGAGAAGGACTCTGCCCCGATGGAGCAGGGCTACCACTGTAAGTCCCACC gctccccgTCCCAGCGGGTGCAGTTCAttctcaggagcaaggaggacgaGCAGCACCTCTCTCACCACTTGTTCTCCGAGCTGGATGAGATCTGTGTAAAAGAGGGCCGAGATGGCGAGTGGAAGGAAACGGCAAg GTGGCTGAAGTTTGAGGAGGACGTGGAAGATGGCGGCGAGCGCTGGAGCAAGCCCTACGTTGGCACGCTGTCCTTGCACAGCCTCTccgagctgaggagctgcatcaGCAACGGGTCGGTGCTGCTGGACATTTGTGCCAACAGCATCGAAGAGATTGCAG ATACGATCCTGGCCCAGCAAGAACAGTCCACGGAGTTTGACGAGCACGTGCGGGCGCAAGTTCGAGAAGTCCTTTTGAGGAAGCACCACCATCAGAACGAGAAGACAACCAACCTTCTGCCCACTGTCTGCTCGTTTGCTGATGTGAGCAAGAGGCAGTCAGACCTGCACCTCCTCTACAAGCCAG cCCAAACAATCACctcttgtccttctcccaccGCTGCAGAAGCTAAAGATGGGGTGaaccctgagagcagagcaacgGATTTAAGCAAG GCGGAGCtgcacttcatgaagaaaattcccaCCGGGGCTGAAGCATCCAACGTGCTCGTAGGAGAGCTGGATTTCCTTCACCAGCCCATCGTGGCATTTGTCCGCCTGAGCCCGGCTGTCCGCCTCTCGGGCATGACGGAAGTTCCCATCCCAACAAG gttcctgtttgttttgcttggaccagaaggaaaagcccatcagtacCATGAGATCGGCAGGTCCATGGCCACTATCATGACAGATGAG GTTTTCCGTGACGTTGCCTATAAAGCCAAGAACGGGGCTGACCTCGTGGCTGGCATCGACGAGTTTCTGGATCAGGTCACGGTCTTGCCGCCAGGAGAGTGGGATCCATCGATCCGAATCGAGCCCCCGAAAAACGTCCCTTCGCAG gaaaaaaggaagatgccaggagcTCTTGACGACAGTGCTTCTCACAGCACgctggagaaacacagtggccctgaactgcagcggacgggaag gctcttTGGAGGTTTGACCCTGGACGTGAAGCGGAAAGCCCCGTGGTTCTGGAGCGACTTCCGGGATGGTCtgagcctgcagtgcctggcgtccttcctcttcctctactgTGCCTGCATGTCCCCTGTCATCACCTTTGGgggactgctgggggaggcGACCAATGGCCAGATA AGTGCCATGGAGTCGCTGCTGGGCGCGTCCATGGCCGGCGTGGTGTATTGCCTCTTTGCCGGCCAACCTCTCACCATCCTCGGCAGCACCGGACCCGTCCTCGTGTTTGAGAAGATCCTCTACAAATTCTGCAA ggagtaCACGCTCTCCTATCTGTCTCTGCGGGCGTGCATTGGGCTGTGGACCGCCTTCTTGTGCATAGTGCTGGTGGCCACCGATGCCAGCTGTTTGGTGTGCTACGTCACCCGCTTCACGGAAGAAGCCTTTGCCTCCCTCAtctgcatcatcttcatctacgaggctctggagaagctgagtcaCCTGCGAGACACCTaccctgtgcacatgcacagcaagctggacttcctcaccagctacta ctgtaagTGTGAGGCACCGACCCATCCCAGCAACGAAACGCTGCGTTTCTGGGCGAGCAACGGGATCAACGTGTCTGGCATCGCCTGGGAAAACCTCACGGTGACC gaatGTCGGCATTTGCGTGGGGAGTTTCAAGGACCTGCCTGTGGACGCGACGGCCCCTACACGCCTGATGTGTTCctctggtgctgcatcctcttcttcgccacctttgccctgtcaagcttcttgaagaagtttaaaaccagccgCTACTTTCCAACCAGA GTACGGTCCACGGTGAGcgactttgctgttttcctcaccaTCGCCATCATGGTGCTCCTTGACTTTGTGGTTGGGATCCCATCGCCAAAGCTCCAGGTCCCCCACACGTTCAAG CCTACCAGAGACGACCGCGGGTGGTTCATCAACCCCATAGGACCCAACCCTTGGTGGACGGTGTTGGCTGCGctcgtcccagctctgctctgcaccatcttgATATTCATGGACCAGCAGATCAGTGCCGTTATtgtgaacaggaaggagcacaAGCTGAAG aaaggatgcgGGTACCACCTGGACCTTTTCGTGGTGGCCGTGATGCTGGGGGTGTGCTCggtgatggggctgccctggtttgTGGCTGCGACCGTCCTGTCCATCACCCACGTGAATAGCCTCAAAGTAGAGTctgactgctcagctccaggagaaCAACCCAAGTTTCTGGGGATACGAGAGCAGAGAGTCACTGGCTTGCTGATCTTTGGGCTCATGGGCTGCTCCGTCTTCTTCACTTCCGTGttaaag tttataccaaTGCCTGTGCTTTATGGCGTCTTTCTCTACATGGGTGTGTCGTCGCTCAGAGGAATTCAG ttctttgatcgcttgaagctgttttggatGCCAGCGAAACACCAGCCGGATTTCATCTACCTGCGGCACGTGCCCTTgcaaaaggtgcatttgttCACGGTGATCCAGCTGACCTGCCTCGTCCTGCTCTGGACCATCAAGGTGTCCCGTGCCGCCATCATCTTTCCCATGATG GTTTTGGCTCTCGTCTTTGTCCGGAAAGcgatggatttctgcttctcaaagcgcgagctcagctttctggatgaccttatgccagaaaggaagaagaagttggacaatgccagaaatgaagccagagaagaagaagaggtaagGCTTGCTGGGTCCTCGGGGCTGGACACCTCCGTCGGGCTGTGA